In the genome of Oceanispirochaeta sp., the window TCGTTTGCTGGTATAATAAAATAAATTCAATTTTGGAGTTCTCAATGAATTGGGATTATTCTCTCTTTGATGCTGTACAACTCATGATCCCGATTTTCTGTTTCTTTCTGACATTCGCAGTTGTCATCATTTATCTGTTTCTCTATGGAAATTTCCAGAAGAGGATATACTCGACGGGATTCCTCTTCAGTCTGACCGCAATGTTTTTTGTCCTATTTGAATCTCTTGTTATTATTTGCGGCTGGTTGGGGCTGTATGAATCAGGCCGGATCTTCCATTTTGTCGGTCAGATGACGGCTTCCTATTTTATGTATACCATCCTGCTTTTTTCATCGGCTCTCATGGACAGGGATAATCTCTTTTCAAGAATAGTTCAAAAGATAGCATATATCGGCCTGGGAGTTGCAGTAGTGCTGACCATTGTCAGTCTTATCAAACCCGCACTTTTTATCTCTCTGACCCAGGCGGGGGAATACGGCTATCTCACTCCGGGGAACTTTGCCCGGGGAAAAGAGGGCATTCTACTCAGCCTGAGAGACCTTTTCATGGGGTTTTGTATCCTCGTTCTGATTTTTATGTCTATCATCTCTCTGGTGATAAACCGGGTGGATGTAAAAACCATTCTCATCGCTTCTGGAAATTTCTTTGCCACCTTTTCGGCTATTGATGATTTGGTTTTCTTTCACTTCGGCCGGAACTTTTATCTGAATAATTTCAGATATTCCCGCCTGTCCGTGGGGTTATCCCTTATGTCCTTTGTCATCATGATTGCCATCCTGACAGATTACATCATGACCCAGAATCAATTGGTTTTGACTCATGATGTTCTGCAGAGTACTCATAACAGACTCAAACTGTCTGAGCAGAAATACAGGCGCCTGGCCGAAGGTGCAGACCAGGCTGTTTTTTCCTTGTCCAGTGATTACCGGTTTATATCCTACAACAAGAAGGCCCGATTCTATTTTCATCTGTCCAAGGATGGGGTGAATGCTTCACTCCCGGATATTCTCGGCAATGCCGGAGGCCGTGAGACAAAAGGTGTTTCCAGGCAGATCATATTGGAACAGCTCAGGAATTTGAGCCGCGATATGAAGTCTGTCCGTTTCCATTCCATCATGAATGATCTCAGGACGGGAGAGCCGGAAGAACTTGAGTTCCATATTGATTATTTTGAGACAGACGATGGAGAGGTCGAATATATATGCCGGGCTGAAAGGATGAAAGCCAACCGTTTGATCCGCTGTATTGAGCAGGAAAAGCTTCAGTTGTCCCTGGAAAATTATATTATAGCCATCGATGATGTGACCACCAGGTTGACCAGTGCTCTCAATAAATATATGGACTCGGGGAGTGCTCTCATGATAAAGATGGGGCTTCAGGAGATCATTATCAATGCCATCGAACATGGCAATCTGAATATTACATTTGAGGAAAAATCCAGGGCTTTGAATGAAAACCGCTACCTCGATTTTATCAGGGAAAGGCAGATGGATTCCCGATA includes:
- a CDS encoding ATP-binding protein; the encoded protein is MNWDYSLFDAVQLMIPIFCFFLTFAVVIIYLFLYGNFQKRIYSTGFLFSLTAMFFVLFESLVIICGWLGLYESGRIFHFVGQMTASYFMYTILLFSSALMDRDNLFSRIVQKIAYIGLGVAVVLTIVSLIKPALFISLTQAGEYGYLTPGNFARGKEGILLSLRDLFMGFCILVLIFMSIISLVINRVDVKTILIASGNFFATFSAIDDLVFFHFGRNFYLNNFRYSRLSVGLSLMSFVIMIAILTDYIMTQNQLVLTHDVLQSTHNRLKLSEQKYRRLAEGADQAVFSLSSDYRFISYNKKARFYFHLSKDGVNASLPDILGNAGGRETKGVSRQIILEQLRNLSRDMKSVRFHSIMNDLRTGEPEELEFHIDYFETDDGEVEYICRAERMKANRLIRCIEQEKLQLSLENYIIAIDDVTTRLTSALNKYMDSGSALMIKMGLQEIIINAIEHGNLNITFEEKSRALNENRYLDFIRERQMDSRYKDRMVRINYVLNKDAVQYMVTDEGRGFDFNATMRMVDSSVEQDFLPHGRGINMSRVLFDKVKYNSKGNQVLLVKKFEK